The genomic DNA AAGCGGGCGTGGAGGGCCAGCGCATGGCGATCGACGACGGCCGCATCGGCACGGGCGAGGCCATGTACCGCTACAACCTCGGCTTGCTCGCCAAGGCGGGACCCTTGATTGCCCAGGAGAAACTGCGTCCCTACGTGGGCGCGGGCGCGGGCGTGAGCTACCTCAACGCCACGAGCGGAGCGGAAAGCCTCTACCGCAATGACTTCGTCACCGAGGTGCCCATCGCCGCCGGTCTGGACTACCGGTTCAGCGACACCGTCTTCGCCGGCGCCCGGGCGTCCTACCGCGTGCTCTTCGGCGAGGAGTTCGCCAACGCGGCCAATGCCCTGACGACGGGCGACTCCAACGGCAACCTGCTCAACATCACCGCGACGCTGGGCGGCCGCTTCTAGCGCTTCGGGACTCCTCCGCCTCCCCCCGTGGGACCCCGAGGGGAGCGCGGAGCGTGCTCACAGCGCGCAGCGCGCGAGCAGGGTCTCCGGGTTGGGATCCTTCTCCCACTGCTCCAACACCCGCTGCCCTGGAGACTTCTTGGAAGCGGCCACCTCGGCGAGGACATCGAGCAGGGGCGCGTCCGCGGCGTCCAGACGCTCCAGACCCCGGCGGGCGATGGCCACCATCTCTCCCGCCAGCCGGTGCAACTCCTGATTGCCGAGCCGTCCGGCCAGACCCTCGCGACGCGCGGTGTCATGGAAGGCGAGGTGATCCGCCAGGGACAGGGCGGGCAACAGCCGTCCGGCCTCGTCCAGCGCGGTCCGGTCGTACAGCAGGCCGCGCCACAAGGCCGCGAGCGCCCCCGTCATCTCCGCGGAGACACAATCCGCGCCGCGCACCTCGACGATCTTCTTGAGGCGCACCTCGGGAAACAGCGTGGACAGGTGATCCGTCCAGTCCGTCAGGTCCGCCGGCACTCCCTCGAACCCCTCCTGGATGAACCGCCGGAAGGTCATCTTCGGGCGCAGGTACTCGCCGTGCCGGCGCAGGAAGAGGATGGGCGCGTCCAGGGCCCAGTTCACATACGACTGATAGGAGAACGAGCCATCGAAGAAGGACGGCAGATAGCCACAGCGCGTGGGGTCCACCTCGTCCCAGACGCGGCTGCGGAAGGACAGGTAGCCCGAGGGCTTGCCGTTGCGCAGCGGGCTGTTGGCGTAGAGCGAGATGAGCAGGGGTGTGAGCCGCGCGATGAGCACGGTCTTGCGCACACAGTCCGCCTCGTCCTCCCAGTCGAGCGACACCTGCCCGGTGGAGGTCATCAACATCATGTGGTGGGCCAGGGCACCGCGCTCGGGCAGGGACTGACGCATGGCGCCATAGCGGGACTTGGGCATCCACGACACGTCGTCGGTGAGACCGAAGGGGCGATATCCCAGGGCCACCAACTGGAGACCCAGGGAAGCCGCCGCCGCCTTCACCTCGGCCAGGTGGGCGAGATTCTCCGCATGGGCCTCGCGCGCGGTGACGAAGGGAGAGCCAGACAATTCGAACTGGCCCCCGGGCTCCAGGGAGATGGTGAGCATGCCCTTCTGCAGGGCGATGACCGGCGAGGAGGGCGTCTCCCGGAAGGGCTCGTATCCGCCCGGGGTGAGCTTCTCCAGCAGCGCCCCGATTCCCGAGGGGCCCTCGTAGGGCACGGCCCGCGCGCCCTTCACCGGATAGACGAATTTTTCGTGCTCGAGCCCCAGCCGGTGTTGGGCACGGGGCTTTTCGGCGGACCGGAAACCAGCCAGGAGCACGTCGGGGGAGGTGATCGCCTCGGAGGCGGTGCGCTTGAGGTCGAGGGACATGGCCGCCCTATATAACGGTCGTTGACCGGGCCGCTGGCATTTGCGCATCGTCCCGGGAATGACCGCCCCTTCGCCGGTGCCCCCCTTCTCCGCCCGGTCCTCCCCCTCGGACTTCTTCCAGGGAGTGGGCCTCATCTTCCGGGCCTGGGGGCTCATCTTCCGCACCCCCCGGCTGCTGCGCCTGTCGGCCCTGTGCGCCCTGGTCACCCTGGTCAGCCTGGTGGGTCTCGGGATGCTGTTGTGGACCCAGCTCCCCGATTGGCTGGGCGCGGTGTGGTCCCGGCCCGAGCCCTGGTGGGGGCGCGCCGTGTGGACGCTGGTGCTCGTCATCCTCGGGGTGGTGGGCTTCGTGGTGGGGGCCAACGTGGGGCTGCCGCTGGTGCTGGCGCCGTTGCAGGATCCCCTGTCCGAAATCACCGAGGAGCTGTGCGGGAACTACGCCTCGCCCTCCTTCCGGGCGGGCGCCTTCCTGCGAGGCCTGGCCGTGAGCCTGGCGCATACCCTGGCGCGCCTCTGCTTTTTCCTCGTGGGACTGGCCGTGCTGCTGCCACTGAACCTGATCCCCGGGGTGGGCAACGTGGTGTGGGTGGTGCTGAGCATGGTGTGGACGATGCTCTGGCTGGCCGGAGAGCACCTGGCCGCGCCCATGACGCGCCACCTGTACCCCTTCGCCCAGGTGCGCCAGACCCTGCGCCAGCGCTGGCCGCTGTGCCTGGGCTTCGGCGCGGGCGTCCACGTCCTGCTGTGGGTGCCCATCCTCAATAGTTTCTTCCTGCCGGTGGCCGTCGTCGGGGGTACCCTCCTGTACAGGGGCCTGCTCGCCGTGGGGAGCGTCCCCCCCGCGCCCGACGGGAAATAATCACCCCTCCCGGCTGTCTGGGTCATGAAAGCCCCGGCGCGGGAACGCGGCGTGCGCTCGTGGTGTTGTCCAACACTGCGAGAGGACGTGCGCTTGAAGCACCAGGGGTCCGTGATTAGGCTTGCCCGGTTGCTCCGGCATCTCGTTGTTTCCTCCAACTCCTCGATTTGACTCGGGTTTTCACGCATCACCCCGGGGCCACGGGCCCTGACCTGGACGAACCATGCCGCGAATCTTTCGCCGGATCACCGCCGTCGCCGTTCTGCTGGGAGCCTGGGCCCTCGTGGGCGGAAACCGGGCCCCCATGCCCCTGACCCTCGGAGTGGCGGAGGCCGGCCAGACGGCCACGGACACCTCCTCCGACACCGGGGAGAAGAAGAACGAGCTGTCCTCCCTGCGCGTCTTCACCAAGGTCATCCTCTATGTGAAGGAGAACTACGTCGACCCCAAGCGCGTGCGGCCCAAGGAGATGATGATCGCCGCGCTGGAGTACGTGGAGAAGAGCGTGCCGGAGGTGCTCGTGGACGGCAACGCCGAGACGGGCAAGCTCAACGTCAACGTGAACGGCAAGCCGCGGGAGTTCGACATCGGCCACGTGGACTCGCTCTGGAAGATGTCCTTCACGCTCAAGGACGTCTTCGACTTCATCGGCAAGAACATGCGCTCCACGGATGGCAAGCGCGCCCTGGAGGACACGCGGGACATCGAGTACGCGGCCGTCAACGGCATGCTCTCCACCCTGGATCCGCACTCGGTGCTGCTGCGCCCCGAGGTCTACCGGGAGATGAAGCTGTCGACGAAGGGCGAGTTCGGCGGCCTGGGCTTCGTCATCCAGATGCGCGAGGGCAACCTCACCGTCATGAAGGTGCTGCCCAAGACGCCGGCGCACCGCGCGGGCATCATGAAGGACGATCAGATCAAGAAGATCGGCGAGGAGTCCACCGTCAGCATGGACCTCAACGAGGCCGTGTCCAAGCTGCGGGGCCCCGTGGACAGCCGCATCACCATCACCGTGGAGCGCAAGGGCTGGGACAAGCCGCGCGCCATGACGCTCGCGCGCGGGATGATCTCCATCGACAGCGTGCAGTCCAAGCTGCTGGCCGGCAACGTGGGCTACGTGCGGCTCAAGAACTTCCAGGGCAACACCACGCGCGACCTGCAGGCGGCGCTCGCGGAGATGCGCAAGCAGACCGAGTCCAAGGGCGGGCTCAAGGGCGTGGTGCTCGACATGCGCGGCAACCCGGGCGGCCTCCTCGAGCAGGCCATCCAGGTGTCCGACACCTTCGTGTCCGAGGGCACCATCGTCTCCACCGTGGGCCTGTCCGACAAGCTGCGCGAGGAGAAGCGCGCCCACGCCGACCCGGGCGAGGAGTCCTATCCGGTGGCGGTGCTGGTGAACGCGGGCAGCGCCTCGGCCTCGGAGATCGTCGCCGGCGCGCTCAAGAACCTCGATCGCGCGGTCATCATCGGCCGGCAGACGTTCGGCAAGGGCAGCGTGCAGGTGCTCTACGACTTCCCGGACGACAGCGCGCTCAAGCTGACCATCGCCAAGTACCTCACCCCGGGTGACGTCTCCATCCAGGAAGTGGGCATCGTGCCGGACATCGAGCTCGTCCCCTCCGCCGTCACCGACGAGCGCGTGGTGGTGTTCGCTCCCCGCAAGACCATTGGCGAGGCGGACCTGGATCAGCACTTCGGCAACCCCAACTCGGACTCGGTGGCCAAGAAGCGCGAGGACGTGCTCGGCCGCGAGAAGCCGCTGGAGACGGTGCGCTACCTCAAGGTGGACCAGAAGGACCTGCAGGCCATCGCCAAGAAGCAGGAGGACGCCGCCAAGGCCCCCGCCACCGCCGTCAAGGAGGACCCCAAGCAGCACGCGGGCAGCCACCTGCTGGACGTGAACTCGGTGGGCTCCAGCGAGGAGCTGGACGATCAGCTCGACGCGGAGAGCCAGGATGACGTGAAGGAGGACTTCGAGGTGCAGTTCGCCCGCGACTACGTCCTCCAGGTGCCCTACACGAACCGCCGCCAGATGCTGCAGAAGGGCAAGGCCTTCGTGGAGAAGAAGATGGCCGAGGAGCAGCAGCGCATCGACGCCGCCATCTCCGCCCTCGGGGTGGACTGGAGCGCGGGCCCCACGCCCAAGGACGTGAAGCTCGCCGCCACGTTCAGCCCCGGGCAGGATCAGAAGATCGCCGCGGGCGAGACCTTCGACATGGCCGTCACCGCCGAGAACAAGGGCAGCGAGACCCTCAAGCGCGTGCGCGCCTGGACCGAGAGCGAGAACTACTACCTGGACCGCCGCGAGTTCCTCATCGGCAGCCTGGCCCCGGGCGAGAAGAAGACCTGGAAGGTGAAGGTGCGCCTGCCCAAGGATCTGGTCTCGCGCCGCGACGACGTGACGGTGAAGCTGCTGGACGACAACGGGCCCCTGCCCGGCACGGTCGTCAGCGAGCTGAGCTTCACGGAGCTGCCGCGCCCCGCCTTCGCCTTCAACTGGCAGGTGGTGGATGACTGCGCCACGTGCAACCGCGACGGCATCGCCCAGCGGGGCGAGGACGTCAGCCTGGTGCTGGACGTGACGAACACCGGCAAGGGCAAGGCGCTCGACTCGTTCGCGCAGATCAAGAACGTGGGCGAGCCGAACATCTTCATCGAGAAGGGCCGCTTCAAGATCGGAGAGATCGGCCCGGGCGAGACGAAGACGGCGCGCTTCCAGCTCGCGGTGAAGAAGGGCCTCAAGGACGACCACTTCCCGCTCAAGCTCACCATCATCGACGAGCCGCTCGAGGAGTTCGCCGTGGAGAAGCTGGATCTGCCGGTGTCGGACACCGCGCCGGTCAAGCTCGACGCCAAGAAGGGCCTGGTGAAGGTGGCGGAGAAGGCCGAGCTGTTGGCCGAGCCTCGGGCGGATGCCCCCGTGATCGCCCGGCTGCCGCGCCCGGCGACGATGAACATCGAGGCCGCCAACAAGGGCTTCTACCGGGTGGAGCTGGACAAGGATCGCTTCGCCTTCGTGCGCGCCCAGGAGGCCCACGAGACGCGGGGCAAGCCCAACACCGCGCAGGACCTCACCTACCAGGCGCGCCGCTCGCCGCCGGAGATCAAGCTCGACGTGGACCCGGGCCAGGGCGGACTGGTGGCCACTGGCGACCGCTACACCCTGAGCGGAGAGGTGGATGACGCGCAGGGCCTGCTGGACATGTACATCCTGGTGAACGACCAGAAGGTCTACTTCCAGGCCGTGGACACCACCAAGGCCAAGGCGAACGCGCCCCAGCGGCTCAAGTTCTCCACGGACTTCGCCCTCAAGGAGGGCAACAACAGCGTCCTGGTGGTGGCGCGCGAGAGCACCGACTTCGCCAGCCGCCGCACCCTGGTCATCCGCCGCCGTCCGGCCGAGGTGGCCCAGAAGCTCTCGGCGCCGGCCCAGGCCAGCAAGCCGATGAAGTCCGCCACGCCGTAAGGCATTGAACAGGCCCTCGCGCCTGTCCCCGGGCGGCTTTCGTCGGGTCCACCCGGACCCCGCGGAAGCCGCCCGTTTTATTGACGCTCCGCGCGCGCGCACGCTAGCGTCGCCTCCGTTCGGCGCCGTCGCCAGCACGTGCGCCTCGGGAGGCGGTTGTGAGGATGCGGACGTTCAGCCGGTGGATGGCTCTCGCGGTGCTGGTGGGTGGCCCCGCCGCGTATGCGGATCGCAATGACATCGTGCTGTCACAGCTCGGGAATCCGAAGACGAGCGCCACCGCGAATGGCGACTTCAAGGCCTTCTCGCGCACGCTCGCGGCGGTGATGACGTCGACGAGCCTGACGCCCCCGAAGTCCCTGGGGCACGCGGGCATCGCCGTCAACGCGGAGCTGGGCGTGGTGGGCCTGCCCGACGACGTGTTCATGCCCACCGAGCGTCCTCAGATGAGCACCGTGCTCGTGCCCTCCATCCACGTGCGCAAGGGACTGCCCTTCTCCATCGACCTGGGCGCCCGCGTGGGGTGGCTCGATCGCAGCAGCATGTTCGCCGCCACGGGGGAGATCCGCTGGGCCGTCAACGAGGGCTTCATCGCGTGGCTGCCGGACATCGCCCTACGCCTGCACGCCACGCAGCTGCTCAACACGCGCAACCTGCACCTGACGGCCACGGGCCTGGACGCGAGCGTGGGCAAGCAGTTCCCGCTCGGCGGCATGGTCACCATCACCCCTTACGGCGGCATCGACATGACGGGCGTGAGTTCGCGCTCGGACGTCGTCGCGTTCGGCCCGGTGACGGGAGATCTCTCCGACCCCGAGCAGAAAAACCCATCGTTCCAGAACCTCGCCGCCTACGAGCCGTTGAAGGCCTGGAGCAACTTCAACACCCGCTTCTACGCGGGTGGGCGCTTCATCGGCGGCGCGCTGCAGATCGGCGCCGAGGTGTCCCTGGCCACCGTGGGCACCGTGGACCTGCGCACCAGCAACACCGACATCAAAGCCGACGGCACGAAGGAGACCACCAAAGGCGTGCTGCCCGCGGTGCTCGCCTTCAACGCCACGCTCGGCCTGGACTTCTAGAGCAGGGCCTCGCGCAGGGCGCGGGGGGTGTTGGTGATGAGGTAGGACACCCCCATCTCCCGGAGTTCGCGCGCGCGCTGGGCATCATCCACCGTCCACACCGCCACGCGCAGCCCCCGGTGGAGCCAGCCTTCCACGCGCTCGGGCGTGCACTGCTCGTGGAAGGGGTGCACCGAGTGCGAGGAGACGAGCGGCGTCACGGCATGGGCCTGGATGCCCCACCGCTTGTCCGGATCGATGAGGAAGCCGCGGCGCAGCGAGGGCGCGGCGGCGGCCATGCGGAAGAGGCACAGCGGATTGAAGCTGGAGATGACCACCCGGTCCGCCAGCTGCCGATCCTCCACGAGCCGCGCCACCTTGTGGGCGAGGCCCCCGTCCTCGAAGTGGTCGCACTTGAGCTCGATGTTGACGAGGAAGTGCGCGGGCAGCGCGTCCAGCACGTCCTCCAGGAGGGGAATGCGCGCGGGGGCGAAGCCGAGCCGGCTGCCCACGTCCGCCCGCTGGAGCTTCCACCAGGGCGTGGTGCGCACCTCCCAGGGCAGGCCCGCGAGCCGGTCCAGGAAGTCGTCATGGCACACCACCACCTCGCCGGAGCCACACACCATGGCATCCAGCTCCACCCCGTCAGCCCCCTGGGCCACGGCCTCCTGGAAGGCGTCGAGGGTGTTCTCGGGGGCATCGGCGCTGGCACCTCGGTGGGCGAGCAGGAGCATGCGCCCAGTGTGCGACAGGCCGCCGCCGGGAGCGAGCGTCCCGTCGTGCCCCGTCCAGGGTCCGACACGCGGCTTGCCTCCCTCCGGGCATTGCCGCATTGTGCGCCGCATGTTGGGACTGCGGCCCGGAGAACTCCTGTTCATCGGCTTCATCCTGGTGGTGGTGTTCTCCGCCGCCCGGATGGGCCAGCTCGGCAATGCCGTGGGCCGGTTCGTCTACTCGTTCAAGAAGGCCTCCAAGGGCGGAGACCTGGTGGACGCCAAGACGCTGCCCCGGGCCCGGCGTGGCCAGGACGTGACGGACGCCGACTACACCGACCCCGGTTCCAAGAGGAGCTGAGCCCCCCTACCCCGCCAACAACCGGGAGGCCTGCTCGCGCAGCGACGGGTGCACGGACGAGTCCGCGGCCAGCTCGGCCAGGTCGTTCGCGTTGAGCAGGGGGACGATCTTCACCCCCACCTCGGGCGGCAGGTACGGATTGAAGACGAGCGCGCGGCGCACCGCGTGGCGCGAGGACCAGCGCGTCGCCTTCCAGATTTCCACCAGGGGCTCGGGCCGGGCCGGACGGCGCGCCGCCATGCGCACCACGAGCGCCTCGGTGAGCCGGGGGTTGAGCAGCGCGTTGCGCACCACCGAGGGGTCGCTCACCGTCGCCAGCCGCGTGAGCACGTCGGGATCCCGCGTGAGCCGGGCCTGCTGCTTGATGTGTCCCAGGGACTGGGTGAAGGCCTTGGCGTCCGCCCGGGCCGCCGCGCCCTCGTCGAACTCCTTGCGCGCGGGCGCCGTCTCGAAGAGGTCCGCCACGGACTCCAGGGACTGCACCTCCGCCATGCGGCGCATTGAGTCCGCGTAGGGAATGCTCGCGGCCTCCTGGCCGAGCGCCGCCACGAAGGCGGAGAGCACGCAGGTGGCGGGCTCCCACCCTCCGCGCGCGAGCTGGAGGATGTGGTGGAGCAGCTCGTTGGAATCGAGCGGATCCCACCGGGCGAGCTCGCGGGCGGCGGCCTTGCGGACGATCTCCGTGCTCCCGCTCAGGGCGTGGAGCCGGCGGATGACGGTCTTGGCCTCCTCACGGCTGGGCATCGCCGACGATTCCCTCCTGGGGCCCTCCCGCGGCGGTCGCCCCATCTCGCGGCGTGAGCGTGACCTCGAGCCGGAAGTTCGCCAGGTCCGGGGGGTACTCGTGGAAGAAGACGACGAAGGGCACGCGCGCCCCCGGCGCCACTTCCTTGGAGGCCGCGTCCAGGCGCGAGCGCAGCGCCTCGGCGTCCTCGGTGCTCCGCACGGCGTTGAACTCCTCGGGATTGGGCACGGAACCCGCGAGCCCCTCCGCGGACTTCACCCGCTGCGTCCCGTCATACAGCGAGACGGTCACCGCCACCCGCATGGGCGAGGTGCCACGGTTCTCCACCTCGCCCCGGACGAAGAAGAGGGGCTGGGCCCCCTGCGTCTCGTAGAGGCCGTTGGACATCTCCTTGGCCACCAGGGGCCGGGTGGGAGACACCACCTCGCGCAGCCGCTCGGGAGTCAGGTCGGACAGCTCCACCCGGCCCTCGTTCATCGAGGCCAGGCCCACGGCGACCAGCGAGACCACCAGGACGGCCACCACCACGAGCTGCACGGCCGCCGTGGCGAGCCGCTGCACCAACCTCGAACCCGTGCGCTCCCCTCCGTCCTTCTTCACCACGGGCGCGGCGATCACCGGCGGGGGAGCGGCGGGAGGCGCGGGCACCGCCGGCGGCAGGTCGGGGAGGATTTCCCGGCTCGGCGCGGCGGCGTCCCCCTCGCGGAAGTCGGGGAACGGAGAGGGCGCGGCGCCTCCCGGAGCGGCGGACGCGGGAGCCCCCCAGTCCGGAATGCCCGAGGGCGCAGCCTGCTGCGGCGCCCCCCAGTCCGGAATGCCCGAGGGCGCAGCCTGCTGCGGAGCCCCCCAGTCCGGAATGCCCGAGGGCATGGCCTGCGCGGGCTCAGGAGGAGGCAGCGACGCCGTGGGATCGAACGCGGCGAATGGATTGTCGTCGAACGCCGCCACCTCGGCCGGCACGGGGACCGGAAGAGGTGCCGCGCTCCGAGCGACAGGCGCGGGTGGAGCGGGCGGAGGTGGAGCGGGCGCCGGCCTGGGCGCGGGGGCCGGCTTGGGCACGGGGGCCGGAGCGGGCGGAGGCTCGAACGAGACGAACGGGTTGTTGCCCTCGAGCCCCTCCATCTCCTCATAGACGGGAGCCGGAGCCGGAGGCAGTGAGAACGGATCCTCCGAGGCGAACGCCGCCGGAGCACCCCCCACCGCGCGGGCGGGCGCGGGAGCATCATCCGGAGGCAGCGAGAAGGGATCCGCCGCGTCGAACGCCGCCGGAGCTGGCTCGAACGCGAGGGGCGCGCTGGCGCGCTGCGGGACGGGCGCCGGAGCCGGAGGCGCGCTTCGGACTGGAGCCGGGGCCGGAGCGGCGGGCTTGGGCACCGGAGCCGGCACGCGGACGGGAGCCACCGGCGCCACGCTCGCGGGTGCCGCGCTCCGAGGCGCCGTCGGCACGGGGGTCCGCGCCGGAGCGGGCGCGGCCGGCTTGGGCACGGGAACCGGCCGGGGGGCGGGCTTGGGCGCCTCCTCCACCGTGGCGAAGGGATTGCTCTCGTCGAAGGACAGGGAGAGCGCCGGCGTCAGGGGCCGGGCGGGCTCCTGGACCCCGCCCAGCGCGAGCGCCCCCACGGGCGCATGGGGCACGGGGCTCTTGGCGGATTGCTGAAGCGCTTCAGCGGGCGAGGCGGGCGCCTCCCCCATGAACTCCATCAGCGGATCCAGGTCGATCGTCGCCGGAGTCCGCGGAGATTCCAGGTGGGCGGGCACCCGGGGAACGATGCCCGGGGGACGCGGGGTGCGCGACGCGGCCACGCCTGGAGGCGCCGCGGCCGGGGCCACGGGCGGGACTCCAGGAGCGCCGAAGAGCGAGTCGAGCGCGGACGCCGCTCCCGGACTCGCGGGCTTCATCCCAGGCGGAGCCGTCTTGTTGAAGGACACCGGGGGCACGGACACGGGTGGCGCGGCCCGAGGGACCTCCACCGGCGTGCCCGCCCGGGCGACCGCGGGAGGCCGGACGGGCGGAGCCGCCTCGGCGGAAGGCGCACCCGGGTCGAGTGCGGCGGAGGGAGCGCCCTCGCGCACGACCCGAAAGGTATGCTGACATTTGGTGCAGCGGACCTTGACCCCCTTCTCGGTCACCTTCTCGTCGGGGATCTTGAACCGCGTCTGACACCGCTCACAGTTGACAATCATTCAGGGGGCTCGGCCGGTCCCGGAGTATAGGCGCAGGTCAACACCATCGCGAGCTTGCCTTCGCATGGCTTGCCCGCCCCCCCGCCCTCTTGCTACAGGCAGCCCTTCCACAGCCGCATGCGCGAGCGCCCCTAATGTGGCGGAGACAATGACATGAGCGAGCCAGAGCAGGCAGGCGTGCCCGGTCCAGCCAAGGACCCCAAGGTCATCAAGCGGTACACCAACCGCAAGCTCTACGACACCGTCGAGAGCCGGTACGTCACCCTTGACGAGATCGCCGCGATGATCAAGGACGGCGTCGAGGTCCAGATCGTCGACAACAAGACAAAGGAGGACCTCACCTCGGTCACGCTCGCGCAGATCATCTTCGAGGAGGAGAAGAAGCGGAACCGGATGCCCCTCACGGTGCTCCGGGAGATCATCCGGCATCCGGGTGACTCGCTGACGGACTTCATCCAGAAGGCCGTGACTCCGCGAGTCGTGTCCATCCGCGAGGAGGCCGAGTCCCGGCTGGACAAGCTGCTGCGGCGCGAGGACAAGCGCGAGGACGGCAGCGAGGCGCCCGCCGCTCCCGTCGAGGGCGAGGCCAGCGCCGAGGACGCCAACGCCGCGGGCGGAGGCGGTGCGGCGGAGCTGCTCAAGGCGAGCCAGCGTGCCCTCGAGGAGTGGCAGCGCCGGGTCGACGATCGCGTGAAGCAGGTGGTCGAGAACCTCGCGGGCAACCTGCCGGCGCTCGGCCGCGACATGCAGACGCTCACCCAGCGCCTCGAGGACCTCGAGAAGAAGCTGGACGCGCTGGACAAGAAGAACAGCGGCTCCGAGCAGGCCTGAGCCGCCGCGTCCCGCCCCCGCGCCCGGGAAAGGCACGGGGGCGGCGGACCCCGGTTAGAGGGCCTCGAGCCGGAACTGCTGGCAGTCGTTGTTGGTGGCCCACGTCCACTGCTGCAGCCGGGCGCCGTCACCCACCCCGCTCTTGGTGCAGTCCGCCACGTCGAGCACCTTGCCGCTGTGGCGCGCCTCCAGCTTGTAGTAGCCGTTGCCGGTGGACACGGCCTTGAACTGCTGGTTGCTGCCGTTCGCCCAGTCCCACTGATGCACGGTGCCGCCGTCGGCCGTGCTCACGCTCGCGACGTCCAGCACCTTGCCGTTGTAGCGGGAGACGAGCCGCGAGTAGCCGCTGTCCGTGGCCTCCATCGTCCACTGCTGGCTGGAGCCGGTGTGGCACGCCCACTGGTGGATGCCCGTGCCGTTGTTGGAATCCGGGCCGATGATGTCCACGCACTTGTTGGACCACTTGTTCACCAGCCGGTAGGTCGGGCTCGTGGTGCCGCCGCCCGTGGTG from Melittangium boletus DSM 14713 includes the following:
- a CDS encoding polyhydroxyalkanoate synthesis regulator DNA-binding domain-containing protein, coding for MSEPEQAGVPGPAKDPKVIKRYTNRKLYDTVESRYVTLDEIAAMIKDGVEVQIVDNKTKEDLTSVTLAQIIFEEEKKRNRMPLTVLREIIRHPGDSLTDFIQKAVTPRVVSIREEAESRLDKLLRREDKREDGSEAPAAPVEGEASAEDANAAGGGGAAELLKASQRALEEWQRRVDDRVKQVVENLAGNLPALGRDMQTLTQRLEDLEKKLDALDKKNSGSEQA